The proteins below are encoded in one region of Pseudomonas ekonensis:
- the ppsA gene encoding phosphoenolpyruvate synthase has product MVEYVVSLDKLGKHDVEHVGGKNASLGEMISNLAGAGVSVPGGFATTAQAYRDFLELSGLNDRIHEALDALDVDDVNALAKTGAQIRQWIMEAEFPEKLNAEIRTAFAALSAGNPDVAVAVRSSATAEDLPDASFAGQQETFLNIRGVDNVIRAAKEVFASLFNDRAISYRVHQGFDHKLVALSAGVQRMVRSETGTAGVMFTLDTESGFRDVVFITGAYGLGETVVQGAVNPDEFYVHKGTLSAGRPAILRRNLGSKAIKMIYGDEAKAGRSVKTVDVDKADRARFCLSDAEVSELAKQAMIIEKHYGCPMDIEWAKDGDDGKLYIVQARPETVKSRTQANVMERYLLKETGTVLVEGRAIGQRIGAGKVRIIKDVSEMDKVQVGDVLVSDMTDPDWEPVMKRASAIVTNRGGRTCHAAIIARELGIPAVVGCGNATQLLKDGQGVTVSCAEGDTGYIFEGELGFDVKKNSVDAMPELPFKIMMNVGNPDRAFDFAQLPNAGVGLARLEFIINRMIGVHPKALLNYDGLPPDIKESVDKRIAGYNDPVGFYVEKLVEGISTLAAAFYPKKVIVRLSDFKSNEYANLIGGKLYEPEEENPMLGFRGASRYISESFRDCFELECRALKRVRNEMGLTNVEIMVPFVRTLGEASQVVELLAENGLARGDNGLRVIMMCELPSNAILAEEFLEFFDGFSIGSNDLTQLTLGLDRDSGIIAHLFDERNPAVKKLLANAIAACNKAGKYIGICGQGPSDHPDLAKWLMEQGIESVSLNPDTVLETWFFLAEGQA; this is encoded by the coding sequence TTGGTAGAGTACGTAGTTTCCCTCGATAAGCTCGGCAAACACGATGTTGAGCATGTGGGGGGCAAGAACGCATCCCTGGGCGAGATGATCAGCAACCTGGCAGGCGCCGGCGTTTCCGTTCCCGGCGGCTTCGCCACCACCGCCCAGGCCTATCGCGATTTCCTGGAACTGAGCGGTCTGAACGACCGGATCCACGAAGCCCTCGACGCGCTCGACGTCGACGACGTCAATGCGCTGGCCAAGACCGGCGCCCAGATCCGCCAATGGATCATGGAAGCCGAATTCCCCGAAAAGCTGAATGCCGAGATCCGCACCGCGTTCGCCGCGCTGTCGGCCGGCAATCCTGACGTGGCCGTGGCCGTGCGTTCCTCCGCCACCGCCGAAGACCTGCCGGACGCTTCCTTCGCCGGCCAGCAGGAAACCTTCCTGAACATCCGTGGCGTGGACAACGTGATCCGCGCCGCCAAAGAGGTGTTCGCTTCGCTGTTCAACGACCGTGCGATCTCCTACCGCGTGCACCAGGGCTTCGACCACAAGCTGGTCGCCCTGTCGGCCGGCGTGCAGCGCATGGTGCGTTCGGAGACCGGCACCGCCGGCGTGATGTTCACCCTCGACACCGAGTCCGGTTTCCGTGACGTGGTGTTCATCACCGGCGCCTACGGCCTGGGCGAAACCGTCGTGCAGGGCGCGGTGAACCCGGACGAGTTCTACGTCCACAAGGGCACGCTCTCGGCCGGCCGTCCGGCGATCCTGCGCCGCAACCTGGGCAGCAAGGCGATCAAGATGATCTACGGCGACGAGGCCAAGGCCGGCCGTTCGGTCAAGACCGTCGATGTCGACAAGGCCGACCGCGCGCGTTTCTGCCTGAGCGACGCCGAAGTCAGCGAGCTGGCCAAGCAGGCGATGATCATCGAGAAGCACTACGGCTGCCCGATGGACATCGAGTGGGCCAAGGACGGTGACGACGGCAAGCTGTACATCGTGCAGGCCCGTCCGGAAACCGTGAAGAGCCGCACCCAGGCCAACGTCATGGAACGTTACCTGCTCAAGGAAACCGGCACCGTGTTGGTGGAAGGCCGCGCCATCGGCCAGCGCATCGGCGCCGGCAAGGTGCGGATCATCAAGGACGTGTCCGAGATGGACAAGGTCCAGGTCGGTGACGTGCTGGTCTCCGACATGACCGACCCGGACTGGGAACCGGTCATGAAGCGCGCCAGCGCCATCGTCACCAACCGCGGCGGCCGCACCTGCCACGCGGCGATCATCGCCCGTGAGCTGGGCATCCCGGCGGTGGTGGGCTGCGGCAACGCCACCCAACTGCTCAAGGACGGCCAGGGCGTGACCGTGTCCTGCGCCGAAGGCGACACCGGCTACATCTTCGAAGGCGAGCTGGGCTTCGACGTCAAGAAGAACTCCGTGGACGCCATGCCGGAGCTGCCGTTCAAGATCATGATGAACGTCGGCAACCCGGACCGCGCCTTCGACTTCGCACAGCTGCCGAACGCCGGTGTGGGCCTGGCCCGTCTGGAGTTCATCATCAACCGCATGATCGGCGTGCACCCTAAAGCGCTGCTGAACTACGACGGCCTGCCGCCGGACATCAAGGAAAGCGTCGACAAGCGTATCGCCGGTTACAACGATCCGGTCGGCTTCTATGTCGAAAAACTGGTCGAGGGCATCAGCACCCTGGCGGCGGCGTTCTATCCGAAGAAGGTCATCGTGCGCCTGTCGGACTTCAAGTCCAACGAATACGCCAACCTGATCGGCGGCAAGCTCTACGAGCCGGAAGAAGAGAACCCGATGCTGGGCTTCCGCGGCGCTTCGCGCTACATCAGCGAATCGTTCCGCGACTGCTTCGAGCTCGAGTGCCGTGCGCTCAAGCGCGTGCGCAACGAGATGGGCCTGACCAACGTCGAGATCATGGTGCCGTTCGTGCGCACCCTGGGCGAAGCCTCTCAAGTCGTCGAACTGCTGGCCGAAAACGGTCTGGCCCGCGGCGACAACGGCCTGCGCGTGATCATGATGTGCGAGCTGCCGTCCAACGCCATCCTGGCCGAAGAGTTCCTCGAATTCTTCGACGGCTTCTCGATCGGTTCCAACGACCTGACCCAGCTCACCCTGGGCCTGGACCGGGACTCCGGCATCATCGCCCACCTGTTCGACGAGCGTAACCCGGCGGTCAAGAAGCTGCTGGCCAACGCCATCGCCGCGTGCAACAAGGCCGGCAAGTACATCGGCATCTGCGGTCAGGGCCCGTCGGACCACCCGGACCTGGCCAAGTGGCTGATGGAGCAGGGCATCGAAAGCGTGTCGCTGAACCCGGACACCGTGCTGGAAACCTGGTTCTTCCTCGCCGAAGGCCAGGCTTGA
- the ppsR gene encoding posphoenolpyruvate synthetase regulatory kinase/phosphorylase PpsR: MKRSAFFISDGTGITAETLGQSLLAQFENITFSKLTRPYIDTVEKARAMVQQINKAAEADGLRPIIFDTIVNQDIREILATSNGFMIDIFSTFLAPLEQELTEHSSYTVGKSHSIGHNSNYMERIEAVNFALDNDDGARTHYYDKADLILVGVSRCGKTPTCLYMAMQFGIRAANYPLTEDDMERLQLPAALRAHQHKLFGLTIDPDRLTAIRNERKPNSRYSSYAQCEFEVREVENLFRRENIPHINSTHFSVEEISAKILVEKGVERRFK; the protein is encoded by the coding sequence ATGAAACGATCCGCTTTCTTCATCTCCGATGGCACCGGCATCACCGCCGAAACCCTGGGTCAAAGCCTTCTGGCGCAGTTCGAAAACATTACCTTCAGCAAACTCACGCGGCCCTACATCGACACCGTCGAAAAGGCGCGGGCCATGGTACAGCAAATCAACAAGGCCGCCGAAGCGGACGGCCTGCGGCCGATCATCTTCGACACCATCGTCAACCAGGACATCCGTGAGATCCTGGCCACGTCCAATGGTTTCATGATCGACATCTTCTCGACCTTCCTGGCGCCGCTCGAACAGGAACTGACCGAGCATTCTTCCTACACCGTCGGCAAGTCCCACTCCATCGGCCACAACTCCAACTACATGGAGCGCATCGAGGCGGTGAACTTCGCCCTGGACAACGACGACGGCGCCCGCACGCATTATTACGACAAGGCGGACCTGATCCTAGTGGGCGTGTCGCGCTGCGGCAAGACGCCGACGTGTCTGTACATGGCCATGCAGTTCGGCATCCGCGCCGCCAACTATCCGCTGACCGAGGACGACATGGAGCGCCTGCAACTGCCGGCCGCCCTGCGCGCCCACCAGCACAAGCTGTTCGGCCTGACCATCGACCCGGACCGCCTCACCGCGATCCGCAACGAGCGCAAGCCCAACAGCCGCTATTCGAGCTACGCCCAGTGCGAGTTCGAAGTGCGCGAGGTGGAAAACCTGTTCCGCCGCGAGAACATCCCGCACATCAACTCCACGCATTTCTCGGTGGAAGAGATCTCGGCCAAGATCCTGGTGGAGAAAGGCGTCGAGCGGCGCTTCAAGTAA
- the prpD gene encoding 2-methylcitrate dehydratase has translation MSANVDQNNRPDYDRVLQDIADYVLTFKAESAEALDTARHCLMDTLGCGLLALRFPECTKHLGPLVEGTVVPFGARVPGTPYRLDPVKAAWDIGCAVRWLDYNDTWLAAEWGHPSDNLGAILAVADHLSQRCLARGEAPLDMRAVLEAMIMAHEIQGVIALENSFNRVGLDHVILVKVASTAVSAKLMGANREQMLSALSHAFADGQALRTYRHAPNAGSRKSWAAGDASSRGVRLADIAMRGEMGIPGVLSARQWGFYDVSFSHTNNDLALKPEDRRAFSLSRPFGSYVMENVLFKVSFPAEFHAQTACEAAVTLHPQVRDRLREIDRIVITTHESAIRIISKVGPLANAADRDHCLQYMTAVPLAFGDLVAEHYEDGFHAAHPIIDELRDKMVIVEDPRFTREYLEADKRSIANAVQVFFKDGTHTDNVRVEYPIGHRRRRAEGIPLLEDKFKASLATRFSGQRCGEIVALCRDQARLEATAVNRFVDLWVV, from the coding sequence ATGAGCGCCAACGTCGACCAGAACAACCGCCCCGACTACGACCGTGTCCTGCAGGACATCGCCGACTACGTCCTCACCTTCAAGGCCGAATCCGCCGAAGCCCTCGACACCGCCCGCCACTGCCTGATGGACACCCTGGGCTGCGGCCTGCTGGCCTTGCGCTTTCCCGAGTGCACCAAGCATCTGGGCCCGCTCGTGGAGGGCACGGTCGTGCCGTTCGGCGCGCGGGTGCCGGGCACGCCGTATCGGCTCGATCCGGTGAAGGCCGCGTGGGACATAGGCTGCGCCGTGCGTTGGCTGGATTACAACGACACCTGGCTGGCCGCCGAATGGGGGCATCCGTCGGACAACCTCGGCGCCATCCTGGCGGTGGCCGATCACCTGTCGCAGCGGTGCCTGGCCCGGGGCGAGGCGCCGCTGGACATGCGTGCGGTGCTCGAAGCGATGATCATGGCCCATGAGATCCAGGGCGTGATCGCCCTGGAAAACTCGTTCAACCGCGTAGGGCTCGATCACGTCATCCTGGTGAAAGTCGCCTCCACCGCCGTCAGCGCAAAACTGATGGGCGCCAACCGCGAGCAGATGCTGTCGGCGCTGTCCCATGCCTTCGCCGACGGCCAGGCATTGCGCACCTACCGCCATGCGCCGAACGCCGGCTCGCGCAAGTCCTGGGCGGCGGGGGACGCGTCGAGCCGGGGCGTCCGGCTGGCCGACATCGCGATGCGCGGCGAGATGGGCATCCCCGGCGTGCTGAGCGCCCGGCAGTGGGGCTTCTACGACGTGTCGTTCAGCCACACCAACAACGATCTGGCGCTCAAGCCTGAAGACCGGCGCGCCTTCAGCCTCTCGCGGCCGTTCGGCAGTTATGTGATGGAGAACGTGCTGTTCAAGGTCAGTTTCCCTGCCGAGTTCCATGCGCAGACCGCCTGCGAAGCCGCCGTGACCCTGCATCCGCAGGTGCGCGACCGTCTGCGCGAGATCGACCGGATCGTCATCACCACCCACGAATCGGCGATCCGCATCATTTCCAAGGTCGGCCCTTTGGCCAACGCCGCCGACCGCGACCATTGCCTGCAATACATGACCGCCGTGCCGCTGGCGTTCGGCGACCTGGTGGCCGAGCACTACGAGGACGGCTTCCACGCGGCGCACCCGATCATCGATGAGCTGCGGGACAAGATGGTCATCGTCGAGGATCCGCGCTTCACCCGCGAGTACCTGGAGGCGGACAAGCGCTCCATCGCCAATGCGGTGCAGGTGTTCTTCAAGGACGGCACCCACACCGACAATGTGCGGGTGGAATACCCGATCGGCCACCGCCGGCGCCGGGCCGAAGGGATTCCCCTGCTGGAGGACAAGTTCAAGGCCAGCCTGGCGACGCGGTTCAGTGGGCAGCGGTGCGGGGAGATCGTTGCGTTGTGCCGGGATCAGGCGCGGCTGGAGGCGACGGCGGTGAACCGGTTTGTCGACCTGTGGGTGGTGTGA
- the prpF gene encoding 2-methylaconitate cis-trans isomerase PrpF, which yields MAHAPQIKIPATYMRGGTSKGVFFSLQDLPEAAQVPGPARDALLLRVIGSPDPYEKQIDGMGGATSSTSKTVILSKSIKADHDVDYLFGQVAIDKPFVDWSGNCGNLSAAVGSFAVSNGLVDPDRIPRNGVAVVRVWQANIGKTIIAHVPITNGEVQETGDFELDGVTFAAAEVQLEFMDPAAEEEGGGGSMFPTGNLVDDLEVPGVGTFKATMINAGIPTIFVNAEDIGYKGTELQGAINGDPKALAMFETIRAHGALRMGLISRLEEAAQRQHTPKVAFVARPADYLASSGKAVAAEDVDLLVRALSMGKLHHAMMGTAAVAIGTAAAISGTLVNLAAGGTERNSVRFGHPSGTLRVGAEASLENGEWVVKKAIMSRSARVLMEGFVRVPGDAF from the coding sequence ATGGCTCACGCACCACAGATCAAGATCCCCGCCACCTACATGCGCGGCGGCACCAGCAAGGGCGTGTTCTTCAGCCTGCAGGACCTGCCCGAAGCGGCCCAGGTGCCGGGCCCGGCCCGCGATGCCTTGCTGCTGCGGGTGATCGGCAGCCCCGACCCCTACGAGAAACAGATCGACGGCATGGGCGGCGCGACGTCGAGCACCAGCAAGACCGTGATCCTGTCCAAGAGCATCAAGGCCGACCACGACGTCGATTACCTGTTCGGCCAGGTCGCCATCGACAAGCCGTTCGTGGACTGGAGCGGCAACTGCGGCAACCTGTCGGCGGCGGTCGGTTCGTTCGCCGTCAGCAACGGCCTGGTCGACCCCGACCGCATTCCCCGCAATGGCGTGGCGGTGGTGCGGGTGTGGCAGGCCAACATCGGCAAGACCATCATCGCCCACGTGCCGATCACCAACGGCGAAGTCCAGGAAACCGGTGACTTCGAGCTCGACGGCGTGACCTTTGCGGCGGCCGAAGTGCAGCTGGAGTTCATGGATCCGGCGGCGGAAGAAGAGGGCGGCGGCGGTTCGATGTTCCCCACCGGCAACCTGGTCGACGACCTGGAAGTGCCTGGCGTCGGCACCTTCAAGGCGACGATGATCAACGCCGGCATTCCGACGATTTTCGTCAACGCCGAGGACATCGGTTACAAGGGCACCGAACTGCAGGGCGCGATCAACGGCGACCCGAAGGCGTTGGCGATGTTCGAGACCATCCGCGCCCACGGTGCGCTGCGCATGGGCCTGATTTCCCGCCTCGAAGAAGCGGCCCAGCGCCAGCACACGCCGAAGGTGGCGTTCGTCGCACGGCCTGCGGATTACCTGGCGTCCAGCGGCAAGGCAGTGGCGGCCGAGGATGTCGATCTGCTGGTGCGCGCCTTGTCCATGGGCAAGCTGCACCACGCGATGATGGGCACGGCGGCCGTGGCCATCGGCACGGCGGCGGCGATCTCCGGGACGCTGGTGAACCTGGCGGCCGGCGGCACCGAGCGCAATTCCGTGCGCTTCGGCCATCCGTCCGGGACGCTGCGGGTCGGCGCCGAGGCGAGCCTGGAGAACGGCGAGTGGGTCGTGAAGAAAGCCATCATGAGCCGCAGCGCGCGGGTCTTGATGGAAGGTTTCGTCCGGGTGCCCGGCGACGCTTTCTGA
- the acnD gene encoding Fe/S-dependent 2-methylisocitrate dehydratase AcnD, producing the protein MNTQFRKPLPGTALDYFDVRAAVEAIQPGSFDTLPYTSRVLAENLVRRCDPATLTDSLKQLIERKRDLDFPWFPARVVCHDILGQTALVDLAGLRDAIARQGGDPAQVNPVVPTQLIVDHSLAVEAGGFDAQAFEKNRAIEDRRNEDRFHFINWTKKAFKNVDVIPPGNGIMHQINLEKMSPVIQVRPDENGKRVAFPDTCVGTDSHTPHVDALGVIAIGVGGLEAESVMLGRASWMRLPESVGVELTGKLQPGITATDMVLALTEYLRKQKVVGAWLEFFGEGASALTLGDRATISNMAPEYGATAAMFYIDRQTIDYLKLTGRDDEQVQLVENYARTTGLWADSLKGAQYERSLSFDLSSVVRNMAGPSNPHARVAVADLAAKGISGQWDDVPGQMPDGAVIIAAITSCTNTSNPRNVIAAGLLARNANRLGLTRKPWVKSSLAPGSKTVALYLEEAGLGKELEQLGFGVVAFACTTCNGMSGALDPVIQQEIIDRDLYATAVLSGNRNFDGRIHPYAKQAFLASPPLVVAYAIAGTIRFDIEKDVLGVADGKEIRLKDIWPSDEEIEAVVKAAVKPEQFRQVYIPMFAIHEDTGPKVAPLYDWREMSTYIRRPPYWEGALAGARPLKGMRPLAVLPDNITTDHLSPSNAIMLDSAAGEYLAKMGLPEEDFNSYATHRGDHLTAQRATFANPKLFNEMVQENGKVKQGSLARVEPEGKVMRMWEAIETYMDRKQPLIIIAGADYGQGSSRDWAAKGVRLAGVEAIVAEGFERIHRTNLVGMGVLPLEFKPGTDRKTLGIDGSETYDVIGDRTPRADLTLVIHRKNGERVEVPVTCRLDTAEEVSIYEAGGVLQRFAQDFLEESAVAV; encoded by the coding sequence ATGAACACACAATTTCGTAAACCGCTCCCCGGCACCGCCCTGGACTACTTCGATGTCCGCGCCGCGGTCGAGGCGATCCAGCCCGGCAGCTTCGACACCCTGCCGTACACCTCCCGGGTGCTGGCGGAAAACCTGGTGCGCCGCTGCGACCCGGCCACGCTCACCGATTCGCTCAAGCAACTGATCGAGCGCAAGCGCGATCTCGACTTCCCGTGGTTCCCGGCCCGCGTGGTGTGCCACGACATCCTCGGCCAGACCGCGCTGGTGGACCTGGCCGGCCTGCGCGACGCGATCGCCCGGCAGGGCGGCGACCCGGCGCAGGTCAACCCGGTGGTGCCGACCCAACTGATCGTCGACCACTCGCTGGCGGTGGAGGCGGGCGGGTTCGACGCCCAGGCGTTCGAGAAGAACCGCGCCATCGAAGACCGCCGCAACGAAGACCGTTTCCACTTCATCAACTGGACCAAGAAGGCGTTCAAGAACGTCGACGTGATCCCGCCGGGCAACGGCATCATGCACCAGATCAACCTGGAGAAAATGTCCCCGGTGATTCAGGTGCGCCCCGATGAAAACGGAAAGCGCGTGGCGTTTCCCGACACCTGCGTCGGCACCGACAGCCACACCCCGCACGTCGATGCGCTGGGCGTGATCGCCATCGGCGTGGGCGGCCTTGAGGCCGAAAGCGTGATGCTCGGCCGCGCCTCGTGGATGCGCCTGCCGGAAAGCGTCGGCGTCGAACTGACCGGCAAGCTGCAGCCGGGCATCACCGCCACCGACATGGTGCTGGCGCTGACCGAATACCTGCGCAAGCAGAAGGTCGTCGGCGCGTGGCTGGAGTTCTTCGGCGAGGGCGCTTCGGCCCTGACCCTGGGCGACCGCGCAACCATTTCCAACATGGCCCCGGAATACGGCGCCACGGCGGCGATGTTCTACATCGACCGGCAGACCATCGACTACCTCAAGCTCACCGGCCGCGACGACGAGCAGGTGCAACTGGTCGAGAACTACGCCCGCACCACCGGCCTGTGGGCCGACAGCCTCAAGGGCGCGCAATACGAGCGCAGCCTGAGCTTCGACCTGTCTTCGGTGGTGCGCAACATGGCCGGCCCGAGCAACCCCCACGCCCGCGTGGCGGTGGCGGACCTGGCGGCCAAGGGCATCTCCGGGCAGTGGGACGACGTGCCGGGGCAAATGCCCGACGGCGCGGTGATCATCGCCGCCATCACTAGTTGCACCAACACCAGCAACCCGCGCAACGTGATCGCCGCCGGCCTGCTGGCGCGCAACGCCAACCGGCTGGGGCTGACCCGCAAGCCGTGGGTCAAGTCGTCGCTGGCGCCGGGCTCCAAGACCGTGGCGCTGTACCTGGAGGAAGCGGGGCTGGGCAAGGAGCTGGAGCAGCTCGGCTTCGGCGTCGTGGCGTTCGCCTGCACCACCTGCAACGGCATGTCCGGTGCGCTGGATCCGGTGATCCAGCAGGAAATCATCGACCGTGACCTGTACGCCACCGCCGTGCTCTCGGGCAACCGCAACTTCGACGGGCGGATCCACCCGTACGCCAAGCAGGCATTCCTCGCCTCGCCGCCGCTGGTGGTCGCGTATGCCATCGCCGGCACCATCCGTTTCGACATCGAGAAAGACGTGCTGGGCGTGGCCGACGGCAAGGAAATCCGTCTGAAGGACATCTGGCCGAGCGACGAAGAGATCGAAGCGGTGGTCAAGGCGGCGGTGAAGCCTGAGCAGTTCCGCCAGGTCTACATCCCGATGTTCGCGATCCACGAAGACACCGGCCCCAAGGTCGCGCCGCTGTACGACTGGCGCGAGATGAGCACCTACATCCGCCGTCCGCCGTACTGGGAAGGCGCGCTGGCCGGGGCCCGGCCGCTCAAGGGCATGCGCCCGCTGGCGGTGCTGCCGGACAACATCACCACCGACCACCTGTCGCCGTCCAACGCGATCATGCTCGACAGCGCCGCCGGCGAATACCTGGCGAAAATGGGCCTGCCGGAGGAGGACTTCAACTCCTACGCGACCCACCGCGGCGACCACCTCACCGCCCAGCGCGCGACCTTCGCCAACCCGAAACTGTTCAACGAAATGGTGCAGGAGAACGGCAAGGTCAAGCAGGGCTCGCTGGCCCGGGTGGAGCCGGAAGGCAAGGTGATGCGCATGTGGGAAGCCATCGAGACCTACATGGACCGCAAGCAGCCGCTGATCATCATCGCCGGCGCCGACTACGGCCAGGGCTCGTCCCGTGACTGGGCGGCCAAGGGCGTGCGGCTGGCCGGGGTCGAGGCGATCGTCGCCGAAGGCTTCGAGCGCATCCACCGCACCAACCTGGTGGGCATGGGCGTGCTGCCGCTGGAGTTCAAGCCGGGCACCGACCGCAAGACCCTGGGCATCGACGGCAGCGAGACCTACGACGTGATCGGCGACCGCACGCCGCGCGCCGACCTGACGCTGGTGATCCACCGCAAGAACGGCGAACGCGTCGAGGTGCCGGTGACCTGCCGCCTCGACACCGCCGAAGAAGTGTCGATCTACGAGGCCGGCGGCGTGCTGCAGCGCTTTGCCCAGGACTTCCTCGAAGAATCGGCGGTCGCCGTCTAA
- the prpC gene encoding bifunctional 2-methylcitrate synthase/citrate synthase, whose amino-acid sequence MAEAKVLSGAGLRGQVAGQTALSTVGQAGAGLTYRGYDVRELAADAQFEEVAYLLLYGELPTQAQLADYQGKLSKLRDLPQALKEVLERIPADAHPMDVMRTGCSFLGNIEPEKDFSEQRDKTDRLLAAFPAIMCYWYRYSHDGKRIDCVSDEPSIGGHFLHLLHGKKPSELHVKVMNVSLILYAEHEFNASTFTARVCASTLSDLYSCVTAAIGSLRGPLHGGANEAAMDMIERFSSPEEAIKGTLGMLERKDKIMGFGHAIYKDSDPRNEVIKGWSKKLADEVGDKVLFPVSEAIDKTMWEQKKLFPNADFYHASAYHFMGIPTKLFTPIFVCSRLTGWAAHVFEQRANNRIIRPSAEYTGVEQRKFVPIERR is encoded by the coding sequence ATGGCCGAAGCAAAAGTACTCAGCGGCGCCGGGCTCCGGGGCCAGGTCGCCGGGCAGACCGCACTGTCCACCGTGGGCCAGGCCGGTGCCGGCCTGACCTACCGCGGCTATGACGTGCGTGAACTGGCGGCGGATGCGCAATTCGAAGAAGTGGCGTACCTGCTGCTCTATGGAGAACTGCCGACCCAGGCCCAGCTCGCCGACTACCAAGGCAAGCTGAGCAAGCTGCGCGACCTGCCGCAGGCGCTCAAGGAAGTGCTCGAACGCATTCCCGCCGACGCCCACCCGATGGATGTGATGCGCACCGGTTGCTCGTTCCTGGGCAACATCGAGCCGGAGAAGGACTTCTCCGAGCAGCGCGACAAGACCGACCGCCTGCTGGCCGCGTTCCCGGCGATCATGTGCTACTGGTACCGCTACAGCCACGACGGCAAGCGCATCGACTGCGTGAGCGACGAGCCGTCCATCGGCGGCCACTTCCTGCACCTGCTGCACGGCAAGAAGCCGAGCGAGCTGCACGTCAAGGTGATGAACGTCTCGCTGATCCTCTACGCCGAGCACGAATTCAACGCCTCGACCTTCACCGCCCGCGTGTGCGCCTCGACCCTGTCGGACCTGTATTCCTGCGTGACGGCGGCCATCGGCTCCCTGCGCGGCCCGCTGCACGGCGGCGCGAACGAAGCGGCGATGGACATGATCGAGCGTTTTTCGTCGCCCGAAGAGGCGATCAAAGGCACCCTCGGCATGCTCGAGCGCAAGGACAAGATCATGGGCTTCGGCCACGCGATCTATAAGGACAGCGACCCGCGCAACGAGGTGATCAAGGGCTGGTCGAAGAAGCTCGCCGACGAAGTGGGCGACAAGGTGCTGTTCCCGGTCTCCGAGGCCATCGACAAGACCATGTGGGAGCAGAAGAAGCTGTTCCCCAACGCCGACTTCTACCATGCCTCGGCGTACCACTTCATGGGCATCCCGACCAAGCTGTTCACCCCGATCTTCGTCTGCTCGCGCCTGACCGGCTGGGCGGCGCACGTGTTCGAGCAGCGCGCCAACAACCGCATCATCCGACCGAGCGCCGAGTACACCGGCGTCGAACAGCGCAAGTTCGTGCCAATCGAACGTCGCTGA
- the prpB gene encoding methylisocitrate lyase, with translation MSSNQNTPGQRFRDAVASEHPLQVVGAINANHALLAKRAGFKAIYLSGGGVAAGSLGVPDLGITGLDDVLTDVRRITDVCDLPLLVDVDTGFGASAFNVARTVKSMIKFGAAALHIEDQVGAKRCGHRPNKEIVTQQEMVDRIKAAVDARTDDSFVIMARTDALAVEGLESALDRAAACIEAGADMIFPEAITELEMYKLFASRVKAPILANITEFGSTPLYTTEQLAGADVSLVLYPLSAFRAMNKAAENVYTAIRRDGTQQNVIDTMQTRMELYDRIDYHTFEQKLDALFAQKKG, from the coding sequence ATGAGTTCCAACCAGAACACTCCAGGCCAGCGTTTTCGCGACGCGGTCGCCAGCGAGCATCCGCTGCAAGTGGTCGGCGCGATCAACGCCAACCATGCGCTGCTGGCCAAGCGCGCCGGCTTCAAGGCGATCTACCTGTCCGGCGGCGGGGTGGCCGCCGGCTCCCTCGGCGTGCCGGACCTGGGCATCACCGGCCTGGATGACGTGCTGACCGACGTGCGCCGCATCACCGACGTCTGCGACCTGCCGCTGCTGGTGGACGTGGACACCGGCTTCGGCGCCTCGGCGTTCAACGTCGCGCGCACCGTCAAGTCGATGATCAAGTTCGGCGCCGCCGCCCTCCACATCGAAGACCAGGTCGGCGCCAAACGCTGCGGCCACCGTCCGAACAAAGAGATCGTCACCCAGCAGGAAATGGTCGACCGCATCAAGGCCGCCGTCGACGCCCGCACCGACGACAGCTTCGTGATCATGGCCCGCACCGACGCCCTGGCCGTCGAAGGCCTGGAGTCCGCACTGGACCGCGCTGCGGCGTGCATCGAGGCCGGCGCCGACATGATCTTCCCGGAAGCCATCACCGAACTCGAGATGTACAAGCTGTTCGCCAGCCGCGTGAAAGCGCCGATCCTGGCCAACATCACCGAATTCGGCTCGACGCCGCTCTACACCACCGAGCAACTGGCCGGCGCCGACGTGTCGCTGGTGCTGTACCCGCTGTCGGCGTTCCGCGCCATGAACAAGGCGGCCGAAAACGTCTACACCGCGATCCGCCGCGACGGCACCCAGCAGAACGTCATCGACACCATGCAGACGCGCATGGAGCTCTACGACCGCATCGATTACCACACCTTCGAGCAGAAGCTCGACGCGCTGTTCGCGCAGAAGAAAGGCTGA